A section of the Pan paniscus chromosome 7, NHGRI_mPanPan1-v2.0_pri, whole genome shotgun sequence genome encodes:
- the LOC134730892 gene encoding exonuclease GOR-like — protein MPGLSRAALYSRLQEFLLSQDQLEENGYPFPHPERPGGAVLFTGQGKGPGDSSCRVCCRCGTEYLVSSSGRCVRDQLCYYHWGRVRSSQVAGGRVSQYTCCAAAPGSVGCQVAKQHVRDGRKDSLDGFVETFKKELSRDAYPGIYALDCEMCYTTHGLELTRVTVVDADMRVVYDTFVKPDNEIVDYNTRFSGVTEADVAKTSITLPQVQAILLSFFSAQTILIGHSLESDLLALKLIHSTVVDTAVLFPHYLGFPYKRSLRNLAADYLGQIIQDSQDGHNSSEDANACLQLVMWKVRQRAQIQPRHRSASPAALACPWPQAPSTTAISPESSPCPPRRKAKETGAVDGRRGQKAKSNPNRPLPVPRNPCRGPSGLSPSLCPSQTSVLPLIASRSTEPPLPVPRVPAAPPRACPHPSAHPRPLSLHH, from the coding sequence atgccgggcctcagcagggccgccctgtacagccgcctccaggagttcctgctcagccaggaccagctcgaggagaacggctaccccttcccgcaccccgagcggcccggaggcgccgtcctcttcactggccaggggaaggggcccggcgactcctcctgcagggtctgctgccgttgtggcaccgagtacctggtgtcctcctcgggccgctgtgtacgcgaccagttgtgttattatcactgggggcgggtccgctcgagccaggtggctggaggccgggttagccagtacacctgctgtgcagctgctcctggctctgtgggctgccaggtggcaaagcagcacgtgcgggacggccgcaaggacagcctcgatggcttcgtggagaccttcaagaaagagttgtccagagacgcttatccaggaatctacgccttggactgtgagatgtgctacaccacgcatggcctagagctgacccgcgtcaccgtggtggacgccgacatgcgagtggtgtacgacaccttcgtcaagcccgacaacgagatcgtggactacaacaccaggttttccggagtcaccgaggccgacgtcgccaagacgagcatcaccttgccccaagtgcaagccatcctgctgagctttttcagcgcccaaaccatcctcatcgggcacagcctggagagcgatctgctggccctgaagctcatccacagcaccgtggtggacacggccgtgctcttcccgcactacctgggtttcccctacaagcgttccctcaggaatctcgcggccgactacctgggacagatcatccaggacagccaggacggccacaactccagcgaggacgcaaacgcctgcctgcagctggtgatgtggaaggtccgacagcgcgcccagatccagccacgccaccggtccgcctctcccgccgccctggcctgtccttggccccaggccccttccacaaccgccatcagtcccgagagctcaccctgtccacctcgccgcaaggccaaagaaaccggagcagtcgacggcaggagagggcaaaaagccaagagtaaccccaaccggccactcccagtcccccggaatccctgccgcggaccctcgggcctgtccccatccctctgcccttcccagacctctgtccttccactaatcgcctcccgcagcaccgagccgccactcccagtcccccgagtccctgccgcgccccctcgcgcctgtccacatccctctgcccatccgagacctctgtccttacaccactag